The Altererythrobacter sp. Root672 genome includes a window with the following:
- a CDS encoding TatD family hydrolase, translated as MLIDSHCHLNYEGLVENQGAVLARAREAGVKAFLNISTRRKEWEAIVATAEREPDVWASIGIHPHEADQHADLGEAALLEAAAHPRVIGIGESGLDYYYDKSDRAVQQALFRTHIAVARTTGLPIIIHTRDADDDTFGILADEMEQGAFPALIHCFTASAEFGRKVLDLGLTISISGIVTFKNARELQEFAAEIPADRLLVETDSPFLAPVPHRGKTCEPAYVRDTAEFVAQLRGESLEALAANTTRNFYALFSKAAP; from the coding sequence ATGTTGATCGATAGCCACTGCCACCTCAACTACGAAGGGTTGGTTGAGAACCAAGGGGCTGTTCTCGCCCGTGCGCGAGAGGCGGGTGTGAAGGCGTTTCTCAACATCTCGACACGACGCAAGGAATGGGAAGCCATCGTCGCGACGGCTGAGCGCGAGCCCGACGTCTGGGCGAGCATTGGCATTCACCCGCACGAGGCCGATCAGCACGCAGACTTGGGCGAGGCCGCCCTGCTGGAAGCCGCCGCCCATCCAAGAGTGATCGGGATCGGGGAAAGTGGCCTCGACTACTATTACGACAAATCGGACAGGGCGGTGCAGCAGGCGCTGTTCCGGACGCATATCGCGGTGGCGCGCACGACCGGGCTTCCGATCATCATCCACACTCGCGATGCCGATGACGACACATTCGGGATCCTGGCGGACGAGATGGAGCAGGGGGCGTTTCCGGCGCTGATCCACTGCTTCACCGCGTCGGCCGAGTTTGGGCGCAAGGTGCTTGACCTCGGATTGACCATCTCGATCTCGGGCATAGTGACTTTCAAGAATGCGCGCGAACTACAGGAATTCGCTGCGGAAATTCCTGCGGACCGCCTGCTGGTCGAAACCGACAGCCCGTTCCTGGCGCCGGTCCCGCACCGCGGCAAGACCTGCGAGCCGGCGTATGTCCGCGACACCGCTGAATTTGTGGCCCAGTTGCGCGGAGAGAGCCTCGAGGCACTGGCGGCCAACACCACGCGCAACTTCTACGCCCTGTTCAGCAAGGCCGCGCCATGA
- a CDS encoding MBL fold metallo-hydrolase — protein MKLLVLGSGTSTGVPRIGNDWGECDPNEPRNRRTRVSIMVESNEGARLLVDTSPDLRHQLLNNNIDKVDAVFWTHDHADHCHGIDDLRPMRFHRSAPLAGFASADTARRLRQRFGYVFSGRDGYPTIVQLETLDVVKIHQGFAVGSVEMPHGPIKSTGYRFEADGKSIGYATDFAEITDEMVDLFYDIDILVTDCLRREPHPTHAGLGTALKLIELCGAKTAVLSHLDKSMDYAELSQEVPPGVLVGYDGMELIA, from the coding sequence ATGAAGCTCCTGGTGCTCGGATCCGGGACCTCAACCGGCGTTCCGCGCATCGGCAATGATTGGGGCGAATGCGACCCCAACGAGCCGAGAAACCGGCGGACTCGCGTCTCGATCATGGTCGAAAGCAACGAAGGGGCGCGGTTGCTCGTCGATACCTCGCCTGATCTCCGCCATCAGCTGTTGAACAACAACATCGACAAGGTCGATGCGGTCTTCTGGACGCATGACCATGCTGATCATTGTCACGGGATCGACGACTTGCGTCCGATGCGCTTCCATCGGAGTGCGCCGCTGGCAGGCTTTGCTTCCGCCGACACCGCGCGTCGTCTGCGGCAGCGGTTCGGCTACGTCTTCTCGGGTCGGGACGGCTATCCGACCATCGTTCAACTTGAGACCCTCGATGTAGTGAAGATCCACCAGGGCTTTGCCGTGGGCTCCGTGGAAATGCCGCATGGGCCAATAAAGAGCACCGGATATCGCTTCGAGGCTGACGGAAAATCAATTGGTTATGCGACGGACTTCGCAGAGATTACCGATGAGATGGTCGACTTGTTCTATGACATCGACATCTTGGTAACCGACTGCCTGCGCCGCGAACCTCATCCGACCCATGCGGGCCTCGGGACGGCGCTCAAGTTGATTGAACTGTGCGGTGCCAAAACGGCCGTTCTATCGCATCTCGACAAGAGCATGGACTATGCGGAGCTTTCCCAGGAAGTGCCGCCGGGTGTTCTGGTCGGATATGATGGCATGGAACTGATCGCATGA
- the mazG gene encoding nucleoside triphosphate pyrophosphohydrolase: protein MSDQLNRLLSIMARLRDPQRGCEWDVAQTFSTIAPYTIEEAYEVADAIARDDMAELPGELGDLLLQVVFHARMAEEAGLFAFEDVARAISDKMEARHPHVFGDPETDGGRPGWEALKAAERTHKGADSALDGVALALPALLRAEKLQKRAATQGFDWPDTEGPTAKLHEEIEELRDAPTDKQVEEAGDLLFAAVNLVRAYGISAEEALREANAKFERRYRAMEQLSEGKFAELDLDRQEALWQQVKLGETNR, encoded by the coding sequence ATGTCAGATCAGCTCAACCGCCTCCTCTCGATAATGGCCCGCCTCCGCGATCCGCAGCGCGGCTGCGAATGGGATGTCGCTCAGACCTTTTCGACGATCGCGCCTTATACGATTGAAGAGGCGTACGAAGTGGCCGACGCAATCGCCCGCGACGACATGGCGGAACTGCCAGGCGAACTCGGTGACCTCCTGTTGCAGGTCGTGTTTCACGCTCGCATGGCCGAGGAAGCCGGCCTGTTTGCTTTCGAGGATGTCGCGCGGGCCATCTCCGACAAGATGGAGGCCCGCCATCCACATGTGTTCGGCGATCCTGAGACTGATGGAGGTCGTCCTGGCTGGGAGGCGCTGAAGGCCGCAGAGCGTACCCACAAGGGAGCCGACAGCGCGCTCGATGGCGTTGCGCTGGCCTTGCCGGCGCTGCTGCGTGCCGAGAAGTTGCAGAAGCGAGCCGCTACGCAGGGTTTCGACTGGCCGGACACGGAAGGCCCCACTGCGAAACTCCACGAAGAGATTGAGGAGCTGAGGGACGCTCCGACAGACAAGCAGGTGGAAGAAGCGGGCGACCTGCTCTTTGCCGCGGTCAACCTGGTGCGCGCCTATGGCATTTCCGCAGAAGAAGCCTTGCGCGAGGCCAATGCGAAGTTCGAGCGCCGTTATCGAGCGATGGAGCAGCTATCCGAAGGCAAGTTTGCCGAGCTGGATCTCGATCGCCAGGAAGCGCTCTGGCAACAAGTGAAGCTGGGCGAGACTAACCGCTAG
- a CDS encoding Stf0 family sulfotransferase: MIPADNGYEAKFDFPEWEGSPRVSYLLATVPRSGSTYLSHLLWQTGCLGAPLEYLNFDPTGPYGHASESSVEQINLWQAALRGRTSPNGVFGLKGFPMQFAALHSSNQRLLGDVMRGIFPSRPASRVIWLHRRDTTAHAISYARAILSGVWRKEQEAMGRAEPEYSSIAIERATQLIEDAEGAWAAMLADLGITPLELWYEDVVADPSAAVEAVAAYLGVGLDPSAAIEVPEIGRQSQQGAKTWAERHSGA, encoded by the coding sequence GTGATTCCGGCCGACAACGGATACGAAGCAAAATTCGACTTTCCCGAGTGGGAGGGATCGCCGCGGGTTTCCTATCTACTGGCCACAGTCCCGCGTTCGGGAAGCACTTATCTCAGCCACCTCCTGTGGCAGACCGGCTGTTTGGGCGCGCCGCTCGAATATCTCAATTTCGACCCTACCGGTCCTTATGGGCACGCCAGCGAGTCTTCTGTCGAACAGATCAACCTGTGGCAGGCTGCCTTGCGGGGTAGAACATCGCCAAACGGCGTGTTCGGCCTCAAGGGATTTCCCATGCAGTTTGCCGCCCTGCACAGTTCCAACCAAAGGCTCCTTGGGGACGTCATGCGAGGCATCTTCCCCTCACGCCCGGCAAGTCGGGTGATTTGGCTCCACCGTCGCGACACAACCGCTCACGCGATCTCCTACGCCCGGGCAATCCTGTCCGGTGTGTGGCGCAAGGAGCAGGAGGCCATGGGCAGAGCTGAGCCTGAGTATTCGTCGATCGCCATCGAGCGGGCGACGCAACTTATTGAAGATGCCGAAGGGGCTTGGGCCGCGATGCTCGCAGATCTTGGCATCACACCCCTAGAGCTTTGGTACGAGGACGTGGTTGCTGATCCGAGCGCCGCGGTGGAGGCAGTCGCTGCCTATCTGGGCGTGGGACTAGATCCATCGGCGGCGATCGAAGTGCCGGAAATAGGTCGGCAATCGCAGCAAGGCGCCAAGACCTGGGCCGAACGGCACTCCGGAGCCTAG
- the hflX gene encoding GTPase HflX encodes MVVCPDIRRKGRQAEDPEARLEEAKGLAMAIGIVVAEAFIIPVRDVRAATLFGEGQIERIATACEQDQAELVIIDGALSAIQQRNLEEKLKRKVIDRTGLILEIFGERAATAEGRLQVELAHLDYQQSRLVRSWTHLERQRGGFGFLGGPGETQIEADRRLIRARMGKLRRDLEQVRKTRALHRERRGRAPWPVIALVGYTNAGKSTLFNRMTGADVMAEDLLFATLDPAMRAVRLPGIDKAILSDTVGFISDLPTQLVAAFRATLEEVTAADLIVHVRDMANPDNSAQKGQVLHVLEDLGVVGAEESGEGGSIPILEAWNKLDLLDPNQREDLLDAAEENPDVVLISAHTGEGVEALEARVASLLTEGHRRYRLELPLSDGAGAAWLHQNGEVLEHGIEGDRAWYEVRLSPGDMDRFKARERA; translated from the coding sequence TTGGTCGTTTGCCCAGACATTCGCCGCAAGGGGCGGCAGGCCGAAGACCCGGAAGCTCGCCTGGAAGAGGCGAAAGGCCTGGCGATGGCGATCGGTATCGTCGTCGCCGAGGCTTTCATCATCCCGGTACGCGACGTGCGGGCCGCTACCCTGTTCGGCGAAGGCCAGATCGAACGCATCGCCACAGCCTGCGAACAAGATCAGGCCGAGCTGGTCATCATCGACGGCGCACTTTCCGCGATCCAGCAGCGCAATCTCGAGGAGAAGCTCAAGCGGAAGGTCATCGACCGAACCGGGTTGATACTCGAGATCTTCGGCGAGCGCGCGGCGACTGCCGAAGGCCGCTTGCAGGTGGAACTGGCGCACCTCGACTACCAGCAAAGCCGGCTGGTCCGCAGTTGGACCCACCTCGAACGCCAACGCGGCGGTTTTGGCTTCCTCGGCGGCCCGGGCGAAACGCAGATCGAAGCCGACCGTCGTCTGATCCGCGCCCGCATGGGCAAACTACGCCGCGACCTTGAGCAAGTGCGCAAGACCCGAGCGCTCCATCGCGAGCGGCGAGGGAGAGCGCCTTGGCCGGTGATCGCGCTTGTCGGTTACACCAACGCCGGAAAGTCCACACTTTTCAACCGGATGACCGGGGCTGACGTCATGGCGGAAGATCTGCTCTTCGCCACCTTGGACCCTGCCATGCGGGCGGTACGGCTGCCCGGTATCGACAAGGCCATCCTGTCAGACACAGTGGGCTTTATCTCCGACTTGCCGACGCAGCTCGTCGCCGCGTTTCGCGCCACGCTCGAGGAAGTCACCGCCGCCGACCTGATCGTGCACGTCCGCGACATGGCCAATCCGGACAACTCCGCGCAGAAAGGCCAGGTCCTCCATGTGCTCGAGGACCTGGGCGTTGTAGGCGCCGAAGAAAGCGGGGAGGGGGGCAGCATTCCCATTCTCGAAGCGTGGAACAAGCTCGACCTGCTCGACCCAAACCAGCGCGAAGATCTGCTCGATGCGGCGGAGGAAAATCCCGACGTGGTGCTGATCTCGGCGCACACGGGAGAAGGTGTGGAAGCGCTAGAGGCGCGGGTGGCCTCGCTGCTAACTGAAGGGCACCGTCGATACCGCCTTGAGCTGCCGTTGTCGGACGGTGCCGGTGCAGCGTGGCTTCATCAAAACGGTGAGGTGCTCGAACACGGGATCGAGGGCGATCGTGCGTGGTACGAAGTTCGGCTTTCACCAGGCGACATGGATCGCTTCAAGGCGCGCGAACGGGCGTGA
- the hfq gene encoding RNA chaperone Hfq — protein sequence MAKEKLSARPRAVPEPAPAPAASSGMRPANLQDQFLNNLRREKTPVTMFLVKGVKLQGIVTWFDNFSILLRRDGQSQLVYKHAISTIMPGQPVDASQFESSGDGSRKQRLLQDVFLSRVRDAGVQVTMFLVNGVMLQGRIAAYDLFCMLLEREGYVQLAYKHAVSTIQPAAPVDLTTDFDGDEDSEA from the coding sequence ATGGCCAAGGAAAAGCTGAGCGCGCGTCCCCGTGCCGTACCGGAGCCGGCGCCCGCACCAGCAGCATCAAGCGGAATGAGGCCGGCCAATCTTCAGGACCAGTTCCTCAACAACCTCCGGCGTGAAAAGACGCCTGTGACCATGTTCCTGGTCAAGGGCGTGAAGCTGCAAGGCATCGTGACCTGGTTCGATAACTTCTCGATCCTGCTCCGCCGCGATGGTCAGTCGCAGCTGGTCTACAAGCACGCGATCTCGACGATCATGCCCGGTCAGCCGGTCGACGCTTCCCAGTTCGAATCCTCGGGCGATGGTTCGCGCAAGCAGCGCCTGCTGCAGGACGTGTTCCTGTCGCGTGTCCGCGATGCCGGCGTGCAGGTCACGATGTTCCTGGTGAACGGCGTGATGCTGCAGGGACGGATCGCTGCTTACGATCTGTTCTGCATGCTGCTCGAGCGCGAAGGCTACGTGCAGCTCGCGTACAAGCACGCAGTTTCCACCATTCAACCCGCGGCGCCGGTCGATCTCACGACCGATTTTGACGGCGACGAAGACTCGGAGGCCTAG
- a CDS encoding sigma-54-dependent transcriptional regulator yields the protein MALDILVVDDEQDIRELVAGVLTDEGYGCRTAGDSTTALRMVDELRPSLVLLDVWLHGSPMDGLEVLDAIKAREPQLPVIIFSGHGNIDTAVSAIGRGAVDFIEKPFEAERLLLLVARATETERLQRENARLREGIALAEEFTGNSSAINQVRATLKRVANTGSRVLITGPAGSGKEVAARLLHAWSPRADKAFVTVNSARITPERFEQELFGEEADGKLVRAGLLEMADGGTLYLDEVADMPMSTQARILRVLTEQSFVRAGGNRQIRVDVRVVSSTARDLEKEIAEKRFREDLFYRLNVVPVGVPSLSERREDIPVLAEHFFTRYAREQGLQVPAISTEAMAGLQAYDWPGNVRQLRNVVERTVILAPRDRMERIEPDMLPGEITGGSADNGSGISTLMGVPLREARESFEREYLRIQIRRFSGNISKTAGFIGMERSALHRKLKLLGMSERHEIENE from the coding sequence ATGGCGCTCGACATCCTCGTAGTGGATGACGAACAGGATATTCGCGAACTCGTCGCGGGCGTGCTGACCGATGAAGGATATGGTTGTCGAACGGCCGGTGACAGCACCACCGCGCTGCGCATGGTGGACGAGCTGCGGCCAAGCCTGGTCCTGCTCGATGTCTGGCTCCACGGCAGCCCCATGGACGGCCTCGAGGTGCTCGACGCGATCAAGGCGCGCGAACCGCAACTGCCCGTGATCATCTTCTCCGGCCACGGTAACATCGACACCGCTGTGTCCGCGATTGGCCGCGGGGCGGTGGACTTCATCGAAAAGCCGTTTGAGGCTGAGCGCCTACTGCTTCTGGTGGCTCGCGCCACCGAGACCGAGCGGCTGCAACGAGAGAACGCCCGCCTGCGCGAAGGGATTGCGCTGGCCGAAGAGTTCACCGGCAATTCCAGCGCAATCAACCAGGTCCGTGCTACGTTGAAGCGCGTTGCCAACACCGGTAGCCGCGTCCTCATCACGGGCCCCGCTGGCTCGGGCAAGGAGGTGGCTGCCCGGTTGCTCCATGCCTGGAGTCCGCGCGCCGACAAGGCCTTCGTCACCGTCAACTCCGCCCGCATCACGCCCGAGCGCTTCGAGCAGGAGCTGTTCGGTGAAGAGGCCGACGGAAAGTTGGTCCGTGCCGGATTGCTGGAGATGGCGGACGGCGGCACGCTCTATCTTGATGAAGTGGCCGACATGCCGATGAGCACGCAGGCCCGAATCCTGCGCGTGCTGACCGAGCAGAGTTTCGTCAGGGCCGGGGGGAATCGCCAGATCAGGGTCGACGTGCGCGTGGTTTCGTCGACCGCTCGCGACCTGGAGAAGGAAATCGCCGAGAAGCGCTTCCGGGAAGACTTGTTCTATCGCCTCAACGTGGTGCCGGTCGGCGTTCCCTCGCTGTCTGAGCGGCGGGAGGACATACCGGTGCTCGCCGAGCACTTCTTCACCCGCTACGCCCGCGAACAGGGCCTGCAAGTCCCCGCGATCTCCACCGAGGCCATGGCAGGGCTGCAGGCCTATGACTGGCCAGGCAACGTGCGCCAGCTTCGCAACGTCGTCGAACGCACCGTCATCCTCGCCCCGCGCGACCGGATGGAACGGATCGAGCCTGACATGCTTCCGGGAGAGATCACGGGCGGCTCGGCCGACAACGGCTCGGGTATCTCGACGCTGATGGGCGTTCCCTTGCGCGAGGCGCGCGAGAGCTTCGAGCGGGAGTACCTTCGTATTCAGATCCGTCGCTTCTCGGGTAACATCTCCAAGACCGCGGGTTTCATCGGCATGGAGCGTTCGGCGCTTCACCGCAAACTCAAGCTGCTCGGAATGAGCGAACGTCATGAAATTGAAAACGAGTGA
- a CDS encoding ATP-binding protein yields the protein MDDPPGPAAGSEKPIRVPRWWRRGMVHARRVNVYLWLEIVFGATLVVMLASSWLALSNANQDRLVPSAQAAAMLVGSLIPAMALLVLLGRRLALRRAGDTTARLHVNLVFFFSLVAALPTLFVAVFASVLFQSGVGFWFSDDSRGMLENANRLARGYYEQNQEEIGKTTVAMTEDLRYVLGRVAFSSDDFVEQFYLQVLARELNESAILRLQPNGELITEVIADPDEDSARQRISPEALKRLSGGEPVVVTARQDSIEAVAPVDLKAGIFLYAERNLRADAMSQWQQARTVLRNYEDFTRRARVLQIQFNLALFGMSLALVGLAVWFALRFADRQVKPLTQLVAAAREVGGGNYSLRVAGRTGPDEIGLLNRAFNRMTEQIERQTTALMGVNRQLAERRAFTEAVIQSITAGIISVDAEGQVALMNNSAQALLLDHVGPMPLGVKLADVAPQIATLLRSGATSGVVQYRKGGELLTLAVKIAPTSDGHVITFEDITRQLIDQRQAAWSDVARRIAHEIKNPLTPIQLATERIKRRYRKQIEQDGELFEELTGTIIRQVGELRRMVDEFSSFARLPKPVFRQEDAVDLVRQAMFLQEVGHPEIDYAFSMPDEVPPIACDRHQFGQAMTNVLKNAAEAIEAKARDAGPDYRGRIAVAVENGEQQVTVRVSDNGIGLPQGGERIMEPYVTTREKGTGLGLAIVKKIVEEHGGELNFSSASDGGTCATLRFARDPMAAGARNEAAE from the coding sequence ATGGACGACCCCCCCGGTCCTGCAGCGGGCTCCGAGAAGCCCATTCGCGTCCCCCGCTGGTGGCGGCGAGGAATGGTTCATGCGCGGCGGGTAAACGTTTACCTTTGGCTTGAAATCGTTTTCGGCGCGACGCTCGTGGTCATGCTGGCAAGCTCCTGGCTGGCGCTCAGCAATGCAAACCAGGATCGACTCGTTCCCTCGGCGCAGGCCGCGGCGATGCTGGTCGGTTCGCTGATCCCGGCAATGGCCCTGCTGGTCTTGCTCGGGCGGCGCCTGGCGCTCCGCCGGGCGGGTGACACGACCGCGCGGTTGCACGTCAACCTGGTCTTCTTCTTCTCGTTGGTGGCGGCGTTACCGACGCTGTTCGTTGCCGTTTTCGCGAGCGTCCTGTTCCAGTCCGGAGTGGGTTTCTGGTTTTCCGACGATTCACGCGGAATGCTCGAGAACGCCAACCGCCTGGCGCGCGGCTATTACGAACAGAACCAGGAAGAGATCGGCAAGACCACGGTCGCGATGACCGAGGATCTTCGGTACGTGCTCGGCCGGGTCGCTTTCAGTAGCGACGATTTCGTAGAGCAGTTCTACCTCCAGGTCCTGGCGCGCGAACTGAACGAAAGCGCCATCTTGCGGCTGCAGCCCAATGGCGAGCTGATCACCGAAGTGATTGCGGATCCTGATGAAGACAGCGCCCGCCAACGCATCTCCCCAGAAGCCTTGAAGCGGCTGTCGGGCGGCGAACCGGTCGTGGTAACGGCCCGCCAGGACAGCATCGAAGCGGTTGCCCCGGTCGACCTCAAGGCGGGAATATTCCTCTATGCCGAGAGGAACTTACGGGCCGATGCTATGAGCCAGTGGCAACAGGCTCGGACCGTTCTCAGGAATTACGAGGATTTCACACGCCGCGCCCGCGTGCTGCAGATCCAGTTCAATCTTGCCTTGTTCGGCATGTCGCTGGCGCTTGTTGGCCTGGCGGTGTGGTTCGCGCTTCGCTTTGCCGATCGACAGGTCAAACCGCTCACCCAACTGGTGGCGGCAGCCCGTGAAGTCGGCGGCGGCAACTATTCGTTGCGTGTCGCCGGCCGCACGGGGCCCGACGAGATCGGCCTGCTCAACCGCGCCTTCAACCGGATGACCGAGCAGATCGAACGGCAGACAACGGCCCTGATGGGCGTGAACCGCCAGCTCGCCGAACGGCGCGCCTTTACGGAAGCGGTGATCCAGTCGATCACGGCAGGGATCATCTCGGTCGATGCCGAAGGGCAAGTCGCCCTGATGAACAATTCGGCGCAAGCGCTTCTGCTCGATCACGTCGGACCGATGCCGCTCGGCGTAAAACTCGCCGATGTCGCGCCGCAGATAGCCACGCTCCTGCGCAGCGGGGCCACCAGCGGGGTCGTGCAATATCGCAAGGGTGGGGAACTGCTGACGCTCGCGGTCAAGATTGCCCCGACGTCAGACGGCCACGTGATCACCTTCGAGGACATCACGCGCCAGTTGATCGACCAGCGTCAGGCGGCCTGGTCCGATGTCGCGCGCCGCATCGCGCACGAGATCAAAAACCCGCTTACCCCAATTCAGCTCGCCACCGAACGCATCAAGCGGCGCTATCGCAAGCAGATCGAACAAGATGGTGAACTGTTCGAAGAGTTGACCGGCACGATCATTCGCCAGGTCGGCGAGCTCCGCCGGATGGTGGACGAGTTCTCGTCCTTTGCCCGCCTGCCCAAGCCGGTTTTCCGGCAAGAGGATGCGGTGGATCTCGTCCGCCAGGCGATGTTCCTGCAGGAAGTCGGTCACCCGGAGATCGATTACGCGTTCTCGATGCCCGACGAGGTTCCGCCGATCGCCTGCGACAGGCACCAGTTCGGCCAGGCGATGACCAACGTGCTCAAGAACGCCGCCGAAGCGATCGAAGCGAAAGCGCGCGATGCCGGACCCGATTATCGCGGCCGAATTGCCGTAGCCGTCGAGAATGGCGAGCAGCAGGTGACGGTCCGCGTCAGCGACAACGGTATCGGGCTGCCCCAAGGCGGTGAGCGGATCATGGAGCCTTATGTCACGACGCGCGAGAAGGGCACTGGGCTCGGCCTCGCGATCGTCAAGAAGATCGTCGAGGAACACGGGGGCGAATTGAACTTCTCCTCCGCGTCCGATGGAGGAACCTGCGCGACACTTCGCTTCGCGCGCGACCCGATGGCGGCTGGCGCCAGAAACGAGGCCGCAGAATGA
- a CDS encoding sigma-54-dependent transcriptional regulator, whose product MARRALLVEDDGSIATVITAALEAEAFTVDRCDSIAGRDRLLSKGSYEVMLTDVVLTDGDGIETLGEVHKAFPEMPVIILSAQNTLDTAVRATDTGAFEYFPKPFDLDELIRAACQAADARVSSGAGGDEAGEGLPLIGRSQAMQDVYRMITRVLRNDLTVLILGESGTGKELVAEAIHELGSRRTGPFVAVNTAAIPRELIESELFGHEKGAFTGAVSRSIGKFEQANGGTLFLDEIGDMPPEAQTRLLRALQSGRIRRVGGREEIAIDVRIISATNRDLGPMISAGSFREDLYYRLNVVPIDLPPLRERKGDVEPLARHFLRQAAEEGLPARRLSKEASNLLEVQPWRGNVRELRNFVFRAALLSREEELDTAIVRQLLADRPAPEPSKEASFDSALASWLSQGKPAPGSLYHEALAAFEVPLFEHALLETGGNQLRAAQLLGINRNTLRKRLDDLQIDPERFSRRG is encoded by the coding sequence ATGGCAAGACGCGCCCTGTTGGTCGAAGACGACGGATCGATTGCGACGGTCATTACCGCTGCGCTTGAGGCCGAAGCCTTCACCGTGGACCGTTGCGATAGCATCGCCGGACGCGACAGGCTGCTCAGCAAGGGCAGCTACGAGGTGATGCTGACCGATGTCGTCCTGACCGACGGCGACGGGATCGAAACGCTGGGCGAGGTTCACAAAGCCTTTCCTGAGATGCCGGTGATTATCCTCTCGGCACAAAACACGCTCGATACTGCTGTTCGCGCCACCGATACGGGCGCGTTCGAGTACTTCCCCAAGCCGTTCGACCTGGACGAACTGATCCGCGCCGCTTGCCAGGCGGCCGATGCCCGAGTGAGCAGCGGCGCCGGCGGCGACGAGGCCGGGGAGGGCTTGCCCCTGATCGGCCGCAGCCAGGCGATGCAGGACGTCTATCGCATGATCACCCGCGTTCTGCGGAACGACCTGACCGTGCTCATCCTCGGCGAGTCCGGCACTGGCAAGGAACTCGTGGCAGAGGCGATCCACGAGCTCGGCTCTCGCAGAACCGGTCCGTTCGTGGCGGTGAACACCGCCGCCATTCCGCGCGAGCTGATCGAAAGCGAGTTGTTCGGTCACGAGAAGGGCGCCTTCACCGGCGCTGTCAGCCGCTCGATTGGCAAGTTCGAGCAGGCAAACGGTGGCACCCTGTTCCTCGACGAGATCGGCGACATGCCGCCCGAAGCACAGACCCGTTTGCTTCGCGCGCTCCAGTCCGGTCGGATCCGCCGCGTGGGCGGACGCGAAGAGATCGCGATCGACGTCCGTATCATCTCGGCGACCAATCGCGACCTCGGGCCGATGATCTCGGCGGGCAGCTTTCGCGAGGATCTGTACTATCGCCTCAACGTCGTGCCCATCGACCTCCCGCCTCTGCGCGAGCGGAAGGGTGACGTGGAGCCGTTGGCTCGCCACTTCCTGCGTCAGGCGGCGGAAGAGGGCCTTCCGGCACGGCGACTTTCAAAGGAGGCGTCCAACCTTCTCGAGGTACAACCCTGGCGCGGCAATGTGCGCGAGCTACGCAATTTCGTGTTCCGTGCCGCACTGCTGTCGCGGGAAGAAGAGCTCGACACGGCCATTGTCCGCCAGCTCCTGGCAGACCGGCCAGCGCCCGAACCCTCCAAGGAGGCCAGCTTCGATAGCGCCCTCGCATCATGGCTAAGTCAGGGCAAACCGGCCCCGGGCTCGCTCTACCACGAGGCCCTGGCGGCCTTTGAAGTACCGCTGTTCGAACACGCGCTGTTGGAAACGGGTGGCAACCAACTACGGGCGGCTCAGCTGCTAGGCATCAACCGAAACACGCTCCGCAAACGGCTCGACGACTTGCAGATCGATCCTGAGCGTTTCTCCCGCCGGGGATAG